In Flavobacterium cerinum, one genomic interval encodes:
- a CDS encoding MFS transporter, giving the protein MEFQKIKHLLSFPVIVAALGYFVDIYDLLLFGIVRVPSLKTLGLDVDTDGTMILNFQMVGLLLGGIIWGMLGDKKGRLSVLFGSILVYSLANILCGFLPFLPFDDKATTYAILRFIAGIGLAGELGAGITLVSESLPKELRAIGTSIVAGFGLLGAVVAQLTVELAGDWTYAYFIGGSLGLFLLFLRVGVMESGIYKDIRDTEIQKGNFLSFFTNKERFIKYIKCIAIGLPTWFCVGILAVMGNQFAASFGIGEIEPGKAIMWAYVGISVGDFASGLISQALRSRKKAIFYMMLFTIVGIILMLYGGTRSANMYYFYCAWLGLGTGYWAMFVTVGAEQFGTNIRSTAATTIPNMVRGLLPVMLIAFDHLKIKNGVVFSATIVGLVVFALAIYATLTIAETHNKDLDYTE; this is encoded by the coding sequence ATGGAATTCCAAAAAATTAAACATTTATTATCGTTTCCTGTAATTGTAGCTGCCCTGGGCTATTTTGTCGATATTTACGATTTATTGTTATTTGGTATTGTTCGCGTTCCCAGTCTAAAAACACTGGGACTTGATGTCGATACCGACGGTACGATGATTCTTAACTTTCAGATGGTTGGTCTGCTATTAGGCGGTATTATCTGGGGGATGTTAGGCGACAAAAAAGGACGTCTTTCGGTACTTTTCGGTTCCATATTGGTGTACTCATTAGCTAATATTTTATGCGGTTTTCTTCCGTTTTTACCATTTGATGATAAAGCCACAACGTATGCTATACTTCGCTTTATTGCCGGTATCGGACTCGCGGGTGAATTAGGCGCCGGTATTACTTTGGTATCCGAATCCCTTCCTAAGGAACTACGCGCCATCGGAACTTCTATTGTGGCCGGTTTCGGTCTTTTAGGTGCCGTAGTTGCACAACTTACGGTAGAACTCGCCGGTGACTGGACTTATGCTTATTTTATCGGTGGTTCACTTGGTCTTTTTCTCCTCTTTTTACGGGTTGGCGTAATGGAATCCGGAATTTATAAAGACATTCGGGATACCGAGATTCAAAAAGGAAATTTTCTAAGCTTTTTCACGAATAAAGAACGGTTTATAAAATATATAAAGTGTATTGCCATCGGATTACCAACCTGGTTTTGCGTGGGAATTCTGGCTGTAATGGGAAATCAATTTGCTGCTTCTTTCGGAATCGGGGAAATTGAACCCGGTAAAGCAATTATGTGGGCCTATGTTGGAATTTCGGTGGGCGATTTTGCCAGCGGACTGATTTCACAGGCATTGCGTTCGCGAAAAAAAGCGATCTTCTATATGATGTTGTTTACGATAGTCGGAATTATTCTGATGTTATATGGCGGAACGCGATCAGCTAATATGTATTATTTTTATTGTGCCTGGTTGGGATTAGGCACCGGTTATTGGGCGATGTTTGTTACGGTTGGCGCCGAACAGTTCGGAACCAATATCCGTAGTACGGCAGCCACTACGATTCCGAATATGGTTCGCGGCTTACTTCCGGTGATGTTAATAGCATTTGATCATCTAAAAATAAAAAACGGGGTTGTCTTTTCGGCTACTATTGTCGGGCTGGTTGTTTTTGCTCTGGCGATTTATGCGACGCTTACGATTGCCGAAACACATAACAAGGATCTGGATTATACAGAATAA
- a CDS encoding thioredoxin family protein — translation MTTKITSLLFLFLTVLSLNAQGVRFESSLSAALEKGKKENKPVFIEYYNENCSVCKTLNPIFEDPAMGDFYNTHFVNYRMNTENIKKEDSLYIVQSKLKLESVPYFLFFDSDNTLIHCSGAKADANYLINTVGKTALDPEERTANLAKKYVSGDKSIRTLYAYSNLVQLYKDERMVNRIANDLYDAFPKDQLATQKSYTLLKNCVFSIDNGFFTYWVNNIDKLKDFETGYKAGTEIKVLQEILLKTINSDAKNSWNLAKIKSVKELIEKTGLSTNPDAYLWQQEAAVLIKEGREPEAVALFNKMTDNETVAGATYVINQFLDIVKEKNSFAVIKSKIEALRNSTHDNDDKADLLYTELRYWQKINNKDELKKLLIKANTFYKTNQLDLARLNEFKVN, via the coding sequence ATGACTACAAAAATAACTTCCCTCCTGTTTCTGTTCTTAACAGTGTTATCGCTCAACGCGCAAGGTGTTCGTTTTGAATCCAGTTTATCGGCTGCACTTGAAAAAGGAAAAAAAGAAAACAAACCCGTTTTTATTGAATATTATAATGAAAACTGTTCGGTTTGTAAAACACTGAATCCGATATTTGAAGATCCGGCAATGGGCGATTTTTATAACACTCATTTTGTTAATTACAGAATGAATACCGAAAACATTAAAAAAGAAGATAGTCTCTATATTGTGCAATCCAAGTTAAAACTGGAAAGCGTTCCGTATTTTCTGTTTTTTGATTCCGACAATACCCTGATTCATTGCTCCGGAGCAAAAGCGGATGCTAATTATTTGATCAATACAGTTGGAAAAACCGCTCTGGATCCGGAAGAGAGAACTGCCAATCTCGCTAAAAAATATGTCTCGGGCGACAAAAGCATCCGTACCCTTTATGCTTATTCTAATCTGGTACAACTTTATAAAGATGAGCGTATGGTGAATCGTATTGCAAACGATTTGTACGATGCTTTTCCAAAGGATCAGTTGGCTACGCAAAAAAGTTATACCCTACTCAAAAACTGTGTTTTTTCCATCGATAATGGCTTTTTTACGTATTGGGTCAATAATATCGACAAGCTAAAAGACTTTGAAACCGGATATAAAGCCGGTACCGAAATTAAAGTCTTACAAGAGATTCTATTAAAAACGATCAATAGTGATGCAAAAAACAGTTGGAATCTGGCTAAAATTAAATCCGTTAAAGAACTGATAGAAAAAACAGGACTTAGTACTAATCCTGATGCGTATCTATGGCAACAGGAAGCCGCTGTTCTGATTAAAGAAGGTCGCGAACCGGAAGCCGTTGCGCTTTTTAATAAAATGACGGATAATGAAACTGTAGCCGGTGCCACCTATGTTATCAATCAATTTTTGGATATTGTAAAAGAAAAAAACAGTTTTGCCGTGATCAAATCCAAAATCGAAGCCCTACGCAATTCCACTCACGACAACGATGATAAAGCCGATTTACTGTACACTGAACTACGCTACTGGCAGAAAATAAACAACAAAGACGAATTAAAGAAATTGCTGATTAAAGCCAATACGTTTTACAAAACCAATCAGCTGGATCTGGCCCGTCTGAATGAATTTAAAGTGAATTAG
- a CDS encoding imm11 family protein — MKKIIYYSIKQATESENVGCWPQLEPPKRYWKIKNNYDDALDFRKFPEEAPNLDHFTLKRIAKRTDVLSAEMPGVGSRIGMFVSDKFKTLVGNYALKDFRFYDCKLISLYDENFHKRNEPELFHFNYLNLIHTTDLIDFKQSVYENLKTNQMVTIENEEQRSMFLYPRKLVLTETPDLFCSPYDVSILVSEPLKAAIEEAGITGVWFDDHIVCEFYTADAEAADL, encoded by the coding sequence ATGAAAAAAATAATTTATTACAGTATTAAACAGGCTACAGAAAGTGAAAATGTTGGTTGTTGGCCTCAGTTAGAACCGCCAAAACGCTATTGGAAAATAAAGAATAATTATGATGACGCATTGGATTTTAGGAAATTTCCGGAAGAAGCTCCGAACCTTGATCATTTCACATTAAAACGCATAGCGAAACGAACAGATGTTTTAAGTGCTGAAATGCCGGGTGTCGGTTCGCGTATAGGAATGTTTGTGAGTGACAAATTTAAAACGCTTGTAGGGAATTATGCCTTAAAGGATTTTCGGTTTTACGATTGTAAGCTAATTTCCTTATACGATGAAAACTTTCATAAAAGAAATGAACCTGAATTATTTCATTTTAATTATCTGAATTTGATTCATACTACCGATCTTATTGATTTTAAGCAATCGGTATATGAAAATTTAAAAACCAATCAAATGGTTACTATAGAAAATGAAGAACAAAGATCGATGTTTTTATACCCCAGAAAATTAGTTCTGACAGAAACCCCTGATTTATTTTGCTCTCCTTATGATGTCAGTATTCTGGTTTCCGAACCACTCAAAGCTGCGATAGAAGAAGCAGGTATTACGGGTGTTTGGTTTGATGACCATATTGTTTGTGAGTTTTATACTGCCGATGCCGAAGCCGCGGATTTGTAA
- the clpB gene encoding ATP-dependent chaperone ClpB gives MNFNNLTIKSQEALQQAQQIAQGSGHQQIENEHIFKGILEVDENVAPFILKKLNVNVNLFKQILDSTIQSFPKVSGSELMFSRESGTTLNEAANIAKKMNDEYVSIEHLLLAIFKSKSKVAQILKDQGVTEKGLESAINEIRKGERVTSASAEETYNALNKYAKNLNQLANDGKLDPVIGRDEEIRRVLQILSRRTKNNPMLVGEPGVGKTAIAEGLAHRIIQGDVPENLKDKIVFSLDMGALIAGAKYKGEFEERLKSVVKEVTSAEGDIVLFIDEIHTLVGAGGGEGAMDAANILKPALARGELRAIGATTLDEYQKYFEKDKALERRFQKVMVDEPDTESAISILRGIKEKYEAHHKVRIKDDAIIAAVELSQRYITNRFLPDKAIDLMDEAASKLRMEINSKPEELDVLDRKIMQLEIEIEAIKRENDENKLKILGMDLANLKEERNEIFAKWKSEKDVVDNIQATKQEIEDLKLQAERAERDGDYGKVAEIRYGKSKEAQERLDVLQKQLLENQSGHSLIKEEVTHEDIAEVVAKWTGVPVTKMLQSEREKLLNLEDELHHRVVGQEEAIQAISDAVRRSRAGLQDARKPIGSFLFLGTTGVGKTELAKALAEYLFDDENAMTRIDMSEYQERHSVSRLVGAPPGYVGYDEGGQLTEAVRRKPYSVVLLDEIEKAHPDTFNILLQVLDEGRLTDNKGRLADFRNTIIIMTSNMGSHIIQEKFENLKGSVEAATEAAKVEVLGLLKQTVRPEFINRIDEIVMFTPLSTANIREIVGLQLKSVIKMLAQQHITMDATPEAIDYLADKGYDPHFGARPVKRVIQREVLNELSKEILSGKVATDSIVLLDSFDGKLVFRNQEAV, from the coding sequence ATGAACTTTAACAATTTAACAATCAAATCACAGGAAGCCCTGCAACAAGCGCAACAGATTGCGCAAGGTTCAGGCCATCAACAAATCGAAAACGAACATATCTTTAAAGGTATTCTTGAAGTTGATGAGAATGTAGCACCATTCATTTTGAAAAAACTGAATGTGAATGTAAACCTGTTCAAACAAATTTTGGACAGTACAATCCAAAGTTTCCCTAAAGTAAGCGGAAGCGAACTGATGTTTTCCCGTGAATCCGGAACAACATTAAATGAGGCTGCGAATATCGCTAAAAAGATGAACGATGAATACGTTTCTATCGAACATTTGTTACTGGCCATATTTAAGTCCAAAAGTAAAGTGGCACAAATCCTGAAAGATCAGGGTGTGACCGAAAAAGGGCTGGAAAGCGCCATTAATGAAATCCGTAAAGGAGAAAGAGTAACTTCGGCATCTGCGGAAGAAACCTATAACGCCCTAAACAAATATGCAAAAAACCTGAACCAGTTGGCTAACGACGGTAAACTGGATCCGGTAATCGGACGTGATGAAGAAATTCGTCGTGTCTTACAAATCCTGTCCCGTCGTACGAAAAACAACCCGATGCTGGTAGGTGAACCCGGTGTAGGTAAAACCGCTATTGCAGAAGGATTGGCACATCGTATTATACAAGGTGACGTTCCGGAAAACCTAAAAGACAAAATAGTCTTTTCATTGGACATGGGTGCTCTTATCGCCGGTGCAAAATATAAGGGGGAATTCGAAGAGCGTTTAAAATCCGTTGTAAAAGAAGTAACCTCAGCCGAAGGAGATATTGTCCTGTTTATTGATGAGATCCATACATTAGTAGGTGCCGGAGGCGGTGAAGGTGCAATGGATGCAGCCAACATATTAAAACCGGCTTTGGCCCGCGGTGAGTTAAGAGCTATTGGTGCGACGACATTAGACGAGTATCAAAAATATTTTGAAAAAGACAAAGCGCTTGAGCGTCGTTTCCAAAAAGTAATGGTAGACGAACCGGATACTGAAAGTGCAATTTCAATCCTTCGCGGTATCAAAGAGAAATATGAAGCACACCATAAAGTACGAATCAAAGACGATGCGATTATAGCCGCTGTGGAATTATCACAACGTTATATTACCAATCGTTTTCTACCGGATAAGGCGATCGACTTAATGGACGAAGCAGCATCTAAACTGCGTATGGAAATCAATTCCAAACCGGAAGAATTGGATGTACTGGATCGAAAAATCATGCAGTTGGAAATCGAAATTGAAGCGATTAAACGTGAAAATGACGAAAACAAACTGAAAATCCTCGGAATGGATCTTGCGAATCTGAAAGAAGAACGCAACGAAATATTTGCCAAATGGAAATCGGAAAAAGACGTAGTCGATAATATTCAGGCGACCAAACAGGAAATTGAAGATTTGAAATTACAAGCCGAACGCGCCGAACGTGACGGAGATTACGGAAAAGTAGCCGAAATCCGTTACGGAAAAAGCAAGGAAGCTCAGGAACGTCTGGATGTATTACAAAAACAATTATTAGAAAATCAATCCGGTCATTCCCTTATTAAAGAAGAAGTGACCCATGAAGATATCGCAGAAGTTGTAGCCAAATGGACCGGTGTACCGGTAACCAAAATGCTGCAAAGTGAACGTGAAAAACTGTTGAATCTGGAAGACGAACTACACCACAGAGTTGTAGGACAGGAAGAAGCCATACAGGCGATTAGTGACGCCGTACGTCGTAGTCGCGCCGGACTTCAGGATGCCCGTAAACCAATCGGTTCCTTCCTTTTCCTCGGAACAACCGGTGTCGGTAAAACCGAATTGGCAAAAGCTTTGGCCGAATACTTATTTGACGATGAAAATGCAATGACGCGTATCGACATGAGTGAATATCAGGAGCGTCATAGTGTTAGCCGACTGGTAGGTGCGCCTCCGGGATATGTAGGTTATGATGAAGGAGGTCAATTGACGGAAGCAGTACGAAGAAAACCGTATTCTGTGGTCTTACTGGATGAGATTGAAAAAGCCCATCCGGATACGTTCAACATTTTATTACAAGTATTGGATGAAGGACGATTAACAGACAACAAAGGTCGTTTAGCCGACTTTAGAAATACGATTATCATTATGACATCCAATATGGGTAGTCATATCATACAGGAAAAATTCGAAAATCTGAAAGGTAGTGTTGAAGCTGCAACTGAAGCCGCTAAGGTAGAAGTGTTAGGTTTATTAAAACAGACCGTTCGTCCGGAATTTATCAACCGTATTGATGAGATTGTAATGTTCACACCGTTGAGCACTGCTAATATCCGTGAGATTGTAGGATTACAACTGAAAAGTGTTATCAAAATGTTGGCACAACAACATATCACGATGGATGCAACTCCGGAAGCTATCGATTATCTGGCAGACAAAGGATATGATCCGCATTTTGGTGCCCGTCCGGTAAAACGGGTGATCCAAAGAGAAGTACTAAACGAGTTGTCTAAAGAAATCCTTTCCGGAAAAGTGGCAACCGACAGTATTGTACTACTCGACAGTTTTGACGGCAAACTGGTTTTTCGTAATCAGGAAGCTGTTTAA
- the argB gene encoding acetylglutamate kinase — protein sequence MKTTKPELTIVKIGGNIIDDTTALNRTLHAFSQLKGSKILVHGGGKEASRIAEALNLEPQMVDGRRITDQNMLNIVVMTYAGLINKRIVAELNTLQTNAFGYTGADGNLIISERRSVKDIDFGFVGDIKQIDTQQLVTILDGKAVPVFCAITHDGKGQLLNTNADTIAAELGIALSESYTVKIIYCFEKQGVLINTNDETSLIPLLTTSKYQDLLTIGAIYSGMIPKLDNCFSALTKGVHQVIIGNAAILENQNTKCTVIQL from the coding sequence ATGAAGACCACTAAACCGGAACTGACCATCGTTAAAATCGGTGGAAATATTATCGATGATACTACCGCTTTAAACCGTACACTTCATGCCTTTTCACAACTAAAAGGGTCGAAAATACTCGTTCACGGCGGAGGAAAAGAAGCCAGCAGAATAGCCGAAGCACTGAATCTGGAACCGCAAATGGTTGACGGCAGACGAATAACGGATCAAAATATGCTGAATATTGTGGTCATGACGTACGCCGGATTGATCAATAAGAGAATTGTCGCAGAACTCAATACACTACAAACCAATGCATTTGGCTATACCGGTGCCGATGGTAATCTGATTATTTCAGAGAGAAGAAGCGTCAAGGATATTGATTTCGGATTTGTGGGCGATATAAAACAGATCGATACGCAACAACTCGTAACAATTCTGGACGGAAAAGCAGTTCCGGTTTTTTGTGCTATCACCCATGACGGTAAGGGCCAACTACTGAATACCAACGCTGATACTATCGCCGCTGAACTTGGCATTGCTTTGTCGGAGTCCTATACCGTAAAAATAATATACTGCTTTGAAAAACAAGGCGTGCTGATTAATACAAACGATGAAACTTCACTGATTCCGCTTCTTACCACATCAAAATATCAGGATTTATTGACCATTGGTGCTATTTATTCGGGTATGATTCCCAAACTCGACAATTGTTTTAGCGCCTTAACAAAAGGCGTTCATCAGGTGATCATTGGAAACGCTGCCATCCTGGAAAATCAAAATACAAAGTGTACTGTCATTCAACTATAA
- the ytxJ gene encoding bacillithiol system redox-active protein YtxJ, with translation MGFLDKIFGGNQEAAPDKVNWKPLEQTTLDVLEQQSFEKPAVIFKHSTRCSISRMALKQFDREFDLDDDQMDLYFLDLLEYRPLSNEIAERFGVQHESPQLLVIKEGKVVYHTSHSGIQADDLKKWV, from the coding sequence ATGGGGTTTTTAGATAAAATATTTGGAGGAAATCAGGAAGCCGCTCCTGATAAGGTGAATTGGAAACCGTTAGAACAAACGACACTGGACGTACTGGAACAACAGTCTTTTGAAAAGCCGGCGGTTATTTTTAAACATAGTACCCGATGCAGTATCAGCAGGATGGCCTTAAAACAATTTGACAGGGAATTTGATCTTGATGATGATCAAATGGATTTGTATTTTCTGGATTTACTGGAGTATCGTCCGCTTTCAAATGAAATCGCCGAGCGTTTCGGAGTACAGCACGAATCACCTCAATTACTTGTAATTAAAGAAGGGAAAGTAGTTTATCATACTTCACATAGTGGTATTCAGGCCGATGATTTAAAAAAATGGGTATAA
- a CDS encoding M20 family metallo-hydrolase yields the protein MKTITTLIAEAIELLKKLIETPSFSGEENQTALLIANWFDQNNIPYTRENNNLWAYNLHFDSTKPTLLLNSHHDTVKPNQGYTLDPFTALEKDGKIFGLGSNDAGGCLVSLLATFTYFYAQENLSHNIVIVASAEEESSGPNGLNSVLKQLPELDCAIVGEPTEMQLAIAEKGLLVLDVTVNGTASHAAHTNNDNPIYNALQIIEWFQSYHFEKVSEILGPVKMTVTQINAGKQHNVVPSQCHLVVDIRVNELYTNTEILNIVTENVKAIIQPRSMHLNASSIAPEHPLVQSGIALGRTTYGSPTLSDQSVLYCRSLKLGPGNSLRSHTADEFIFRDEVETGIALYIQILNGFLIQKI from the coding sequence ATGAAAACGATAACAACCTTAATCGCCGAAGCGATTGAATTATTAAAAAAGCTAATCGAAACGCCTTCTTTTTCGGGAGAAGAAAACCAAACAGCTTTACTGATTGCCAATTGGTTTGATCAGAATAATATTCCGTATACAAGAGAAAACAACAACCTTTGGGCTTACAATCTGCATTTTGACAGTACAAAGCCTACGCTCCTCCTAAATTCCCATCACGATACCGTAAAACCTAATCAGGGCTATACACTCGATCCTTTTACAGCTTTGGAAAAAGACGGTAAAATTTTCGGATTAGGAAGTAATGATGCCGGAGGTTGTCTGGTCTCACTTTTAGCTACCTTCACCTATTTTTATGCACAGGAAAACCTATCTCATAATATTGTTATCGTAGCATCAGCCGAAGAAGAAAGCAGCGGACCAAACGGATTAAACAGTGTTTTAAAACAACTTCCGGAGCTGGATTGCGCCATCGTAGGCGAACCGACCGAAATGCAATTGGCAATCGCCGAAAAAGGACTTTTAGTATTGGATGTAACGGTAAACGGAACGGCCAGCCATGCAGCACATACCAACAACGACAATCCGATTTACAACGCATTGCAAATAATCGAGTGGTTCCAATCGTACCACTTTGAAAAAGTCTCCGAAATTCTCGGTCCCGTTAAAATGACCGTCACGCAGATTAATGCCGGAAAACAACATAATGTCGTTCCGTCTCAATGTCATTTGGTCGTGGATATACGCGTAAATGAGCTGTATACCAATACCGAAATACTGAATATCGTAACGGAAAATGTAAAAGCAATTATACAACCCAGATCCATGCATCTGAATGCTTCGTCAATTGCTCCGGAACATCCGTTGGTGCAATCCGGTATTGCATTAGGGCGCACAACTTACGGTTCTCCTACCCTTTCAGATCAATCGGTTTTATATTGCCGGTCACTTAAATTGGGACCCGGAAATTCCTTGCGCTCCCATACGGCTGATGAATTTATTTTTCGCGATGAGGTCGAAACCGGAATCGCTTTATATATCCAGATACTCAACGGTTTTTTAATCCAAAAAATATGA
- the argH gene encoding argininosuccinate lyase, with protein sequence MKLWEKGIATDQKIEHFTVGNDRELDLVLARYDVLASIAHAKMLAKTGLLEEQETTDIVLVLEDILQYIQNGSFSIEATFEDVHSKIEFLLIEKLGDTGKKIHTARSRNDQVLVAMHLYMKSEIQTLKTLISTLFELVLTLAEKHKNVLLPGYTHLQIAMPSSFGLWFSAYAETMIDDISLLNAALKVVDQNPLGSAAGYGSSFPIDRTYTTGLLQFASLKYNVVAAQMSRGKSEKTMAFAMSSIAATLSKMATDICLYLSQNFGFITLPAHLTTGSSIMPHKKNPDIFELIRGKSNKIQSLPYELTLLTNNLPSGYHREFQLLKEGLFPAIENLKSCLEMTHYALQDIEINTTILDDPKYQYLFTVDTLNELVTQGITFRDAYKIVAEQVENGTYKAPETTSHTHEGSINNLCLDAIRRKMQQEL encoded by the coding sequence ATGAAATTATGGGAAAAAGGGATCGCAACCGATCAAAAAATAGAACACTTTACGGTAGGCAACGACCGCGAACTCGATTTGGTATTGGCACGATATGACGTATTAGCTTCCATAGCACATGCCAAAATGTTGGCTAAAACCGGTTTATTGGAAGAACAGGAAACAACCGACATTGTGCTGGTTCTGGAAGATATTTTACAGTATATTCAAAACGGAAGTTTCAGTATTGAGGCTACTTTTGAAGATGTACATTCCAAAATCGAATTCCTGCTTATTGAAAAATTAGGTGATACCGGAAAAAAAATACACACGGCACGTTCCCGAAATGATCAGGTTTTAGTTGCGATGCATCTTTATATGAAATCGGAAATTCAGACTTTAAAAACACTAATTTCAACGTTGTTTGAATTAGTCTTGACATTGGCCGAAAAACATAAAAATGTTCTATTGCCCGGTTATACGCATTTACAAATTGCCATGCCATCGTCTTTCGGATTGTGGTTTTCTGCTTATGCCGAAACGATGATCGATGATATTTCACTGCTGAACGCCGCTTTAAAAGTAGTCGATCAAAATCCTTTAGGTTCCGCAGCGGGATATGGGAGTTCCTTTCCGATAGACCGTACCTACACAACGGGATTATTACAATTCGCTTCGCTAAAATATAATGTAGTTGCAGCCCAAATGAGTCGCGGGAAATCCGAAAAAACAATGGCTTTTGCCATGAGTAGTATTGCCGCTACTCTTTCTAAAATGGCTACGGATATTTGTTTATACCTGAGCCAGAATTTTGGTTTTATCACACTACCGGCACATCTTACAACCGGTTCCAGTATTATGCCGCATAAAAAGAATCCTGATATTTTCGAGCTCATTCGCGGTAAATCCAATAAAATACAAAGTTTACCCTACGAACTAACACTGTTAACCAATAATTTACCCAGCGGATACCACAGGGAATTTCAATTATTAAAAGAGGGATTATTTCCGGCCATCGAAAATCTCAAATCCTGTCTGGAAATGACTCATTATGCGTTACAGGATATTGAAATCAATACAACCATTTTAGACGATCCGAAATACCAGTATTTATTCACTGTAGATACTTTAAACGAACTGGTAACGCAGGGAATAACTTTTCGCGATGCTTATAAAATTGTCGCGGAACAAGTTGAAAACGGGACGTACAAAGCACCGGAAACGACTTCACATACGCACGAAGGCAGTATTAATAATTTATGTCTGGATGCTATTCGTCGAAAAATGCAACAGGAATTATAA
- a CDS encoding imm11 family protein yields MNKYYFLERDYTEGDIIIPFEYHQSLEVVLDGKESKLKTIPYIGDNDSDYITSGMHVFSKRFMEFILSMNIENVVFIPIVIAQKDKNEKTFYLLKLNTSEDCIDYEKSDVVIIQDLIRKINKLKLKDDFDKLLFQIKGLKLRIAVNEAMKIAIEQHKFKGIKFLEIS; encoded by the coding sequence ATGAATAAATATTATTTTTTAGAAAGAGATTATACAGAAGGTGATATTATAATACCATTTGAGTATCATCAGTCTTTAGAAGTAGTACTTGACGGAAAAGAGTCTAAGTTGAAAACAATACCTTATATTGGGGATAATGATAGTGATTATATAACTTCCGGGATGCATGTTTTTTCAAAGCGCTTTATGGAGTTTATACTTTCTATGAATATTGAAAATGTTGTGTTTATTCCAATTGTGATCGCACAAAAAGATAAAAATGAGAAAACGTTTTATTTGTTAAAATTGAATACGTCTGAAGATTGTATTGATTATGAGAAGTCTGATGTAGTAATCATTCAGGATTTAATACGAAAAATAAACAAATTAAAGCTTAAAGATGATTTTGATAAATTACTTTTTCAGATAAAAGGCTTGAAATTAAGAATTGCAGTGAATGAAGCAATGAAAATAGCCATAGAACAACATAAATTTAAAGGAATTAAATTTTTAGAAATCAGTTAA